A genomic segment from Patescibacteria group bacterium encodes:
- a CDS encoding DNA translocase FtsK has product MPKNNKEKQENLFSEKHRETFKAIFSFALAIILFLALFDLAGLAGHYLALVLKIIFGKTAFSFPLLLLLMSWLFFNKEILLKAKKRIILGLFLVLIIVSSFFSLFEKAEFKNLEKIKTTGGYLGTGLIFLLEKIFAFWGSFVILLALASFALFLILEEPFKSKINFIFSRLALFGLKMAILLRHFLKKIFARKEKPLEFRKKEIEEELIEEKDYGVIEAKEEKKFKILKPLMSKKVVRQKIELPLDLLSYHEKKAEARDIEEGKYIIKKTLENFGIEVEMGEVKVGPTVTQYTLRPHEGIKLSQITSLANDLALALAAHPIRIEAPIPGKSLVGIEVPNRKVAIVSLREILESEAFKKRASNLTVALGQDVAGHIWLADLGKMPHLLISGATGSGKTVMINTIITTLLYENSPEELRFILIDPKRVELVLYNDIPHLLCPVITKVEETISALKWAISEMERRFDLFAQNKSRDIESHNKEAKEKVPYIIIIIDELADLMVAAAKEIESSIIRLAQMARATGIHLILATQRPSVDIITGLIKANITSRIAFSVASMTDSRTILDFSGAEKLLGRGDLLFISPQLSKPKRLQGAYVSDEEIKRVVEFLRNKAEPEYLEEIINFQPSEIKKDEFFEGEDELLSEAREVVMKAGRASATLLQRYLRIGYARAARLLDLLEQEGTIGPPDGARPRQVFKKEENQETENL; this is encoded by the coding sequence ATGCCTAAAAATAATAAAGAAAAGCAAGAAAACCTTTTTTCTGAAAAACATCGAGAGACTTTTAAGGCAATTTTTTCTTTTGCCTTAGCCATTATCTTATTTTTAGCCCTTTTTGATTTAGCTGGCTTGGCTGGTCATTATCTGGCTTTAGTTCTGAAAATTATTTTCGGTAAAACAGCTTTTAGCTTTCCCCTTCTCTTGTTATTAATGAGTTGGCTTTTTTTCAATAAAGAAATTTTGCTGAAAGCAAAAAAAAGAATTATTCTTGGCCTGTTTCTTGTTTTGATTATCGTTTCCTCTTTCTTTTCTCTTTTCGAAAAAGCTGAATTTAAAAATTTAGAAAAAATCAAGACAACAGGCGGTTATTTAGGGACGGGACTGATTTTTCTTTTAGAAAAAATTTTTGCTTTTTGGGGAAGCTTTGTTATTTTATTAGCTTTGGCAAGTTTTGCCCTTTTTTTAATTTTAGAAGAACCCTTTAAAAGTAAAATTAATTTTATTTTTTCTCGCCTTGCTCTTTTTGGTTTGAAAATGGCAATTTTATTAAGACACTTTTTGAAGAAAATTTTTGCTCGGAAGGAAAAGCCACTTGAATTTAGAAAAAAAGAAATTGAAGAAGAATTAATTGAAGAAAAAGATTATGGAGTGATTGAGGCTAAAGAGGAAAAGAAATTTAAAATTTTAAAGCCTTTGATGAGTAAAAAAGTTGTTCGTCAGAAAATAGAATTACCTTTAGATTTACTTTCTTACCATGAGAAAAAAGCCGAAGCCCGTGATATTGAAGAGGGAAAGTATATTATCAAGAAAACTCTAGAAAATTTTGGTATTGAGGTAGAAATGGGTGAGGTTAAGGTAGGGCCAACAGTGACTCAATATACTCTCCGACCGCACGAGGGAATTAAACTTTCACAAATTACTTCTTTGGCTAATGATTTGGCTTTGGCTTTAGCCGCTCATCCTATTCGCATTGAAGCACCAATTCCAGGCAAGTCTTTGGTTGGTATCGAGGTGCCGAACCGAAAAGTGGCTATTGTTTCTTTAAGAGAAATTTTAGAATCAGAGGCTTTTAAAAAAAGAGCCTCCAACCTAACTGTTGCCCTTGGGCAAGATGTGGCTGGTCATATTTGGTTAGCTGATTTAGGTAAGATGCCCCACCTTTTGATTTCTGGTGCGACCGGTTCAGGAAAAACAGTAATGATTAACACTATTATTACTACCCTTCTTTATGAAAATTCACCAGAAGAACTTCGTTTTATTTTAATCGATCCTAAAAGAGTTGAATTGGTTTTATACAATGATATTCCTCACCTTCTTTGTCCGGTCATTACTAAGGTTGAGGAGACAATTAGTGCTTTAAAATGGGCAATTAGTGAAATGGAAAGAAGATTTGATCTTTTTGCCCAAAACAAATCTCGTGATATTGAATCGCATAATAAAGAAGCTAAGGAAAAAGTGCCCTATATTATCATTATTATTGATGAATTGGCTGATTTAATGGTGGCAGCGGCGAAAGAAATAGAATCTTCAATCATTCGTCTTGCGCAAATGGCACGGGCAACTGGTATTCACTTAATTTTAGCTACTCAAAGACCATCTGTTGATATTATTACCGGTTTAATTAAAGCTAACATTACCTCAAGAATTGCCTTCTCGGTCGCCTCAATGACAGATTCGCGGACAATTTTGGATTTTTCTGGAGCAGAAAAACTTTTGGGCCGGGGAGATTTGCTTTTTATTTCACCCCAACTTTCCAAGCCGAAAAGATTACAAGGGGCTTATGTTTCTGACGAAGAAATTAAAAGAGTGGTTGAATTTTTAAGAAATAAGGCTGAGCCAGAATATCTAGAAGAAATTATTAATTTTCAGCCCAGTGAAATAAAAAAAGATGAATTTTTTGAGGGTGAAGACGAGCTTTTGTCAGAGGCTAGAGAAGTGGTGATGAAAGCTGGTCGGGCTTCTGCCACATTATTACAGAGATATTTAAGAATCGGTTATGCCCGAGCAGCTCGACTTTTAGATTTATTAGAACAAGAAGGGACGATTGGTCCGCCAGACGGGGCTCGGCCACGTCAGGTCTTTAAAAAAGAAGAAAATCAAGAGACAGAAAATCTTTAA